From Granulicella sp. WH15, the proteins below share one genomic window:
- a CDS encoding efflux RND transporter periplasmic adaptor subunit: MSSEQQKREAAANAPVSRHSEVHGFEQLKQENPKVSRGSLLVLVLIVLVVAAVLAIFGIARRKHEGSELAKYTDVTAAPPVALEKPALQQTAQEIVLPGNVQAFTLAPIYARTTGYVKTWSHDIGSHVRKGDLLAIIETPELDQQLAQAKADLATAQSNAALSKITASRYGDLIGKNAVSQQDTDNATNDLTARTTQVNSAQANVRRLEELVSFERIVAPFDGVVTARNIDIGQLISATGSTTTAGAGTVTASREIFDISANRTLRVFINVPQIYAPDATNGTLASLTLPQYPGRKFEGHLVRTSNAVDPATRTLLAEVDVDNKTGELLPGSYTEVHLHVSHSAPALIVPVNALILESDGLRIATVDSANHIRMVRVTPGRDFGSTVEILSGLEPGQGIVANPSDSLTDGQEVRVVNPADNKPAPTTGAK, encoded by the coding sequence ATGAGCTCCGAACAGCAGAAGAGAGAAGCAGCAGCGAATGCACCCGTGTCCAGGCACAGTGAAGTGCACGGCTTCGAGCAGTTGAAGCAGGAGAACCCGAAGGTCTCGCGCGGATCGCTCCTCGTCCTCGTCCTGATTGTTCTGGTCGTGGCGGCCGTACTCGCCATCTTCGGCATCGCGCGTCGCAAGCACGAAGGCTCCGAGCTTGCGAAGTACACCGATGTCACCGCCGCGCCTCCCGTGGCGCTCGAGAAGCCTGCCTTGCAGCAGACGGCGCAGGAGATCGTCCTGCCCGGCAACGTGCAGGCATTCACCCTCGCGCCCATCTACGCCCGCACCACCGGCTACGTCAAAACCTGGTCCCACGACATCGGCTCCCACGTGCGCAAGGGCGACCTGCTCGCCATCATCGAGACGCCCGAGCTTGACCAGCAACTCGCTCAGGCCAAGGCCGATCTCGCCACCGCCCAGAGCAACGCCGCCCTGTCCAAGATCACCGCCTCTCGTTACGGCGACCTGATCGGCAAGAACGCGGTCTCGCAGCAGGACACCGATAACGCCACCAACGATCTCACCGCCCGCACCACCCAGGTCAACTCCGCCCAGGCCAACGTCCGCCGCCTCGAGGAGCTGGTCTCCTTCGAGCGCATCGTGGCTCCCTTCGACGGCGTCGTCACCGCGCGTAACATCGACATCGGCCAGCTCATCTCGGCCACCGGCAGCACCACCACAGCCGGAGCGGGTACCGTCACCGCCAGCCGCGAGATCTTCGATATCTCGGCCAACCGCACGCTGCGCGTCTTCATCAACGTGCCCCAGATCTACGCGCCCGACGCCACCAACGGTACGCTGGCCAGCCTCACGCTGCCGCAGTACCCCGGCCGCAAGTTCGAAGGCCACCTCGTCCGCACCTCGAACGCCGTCGATCCCGCCACCCGCACGCTGCTTGCCGAAGTCGACGTCGACAACAAGACCGGCGAGCTGCTCCCCGGCAGCTACACCGAGGTCCACCTCCACGTCTCCCACTCAGCGCCCGCGCTCATCGTGCCGGTCAACGCGCTCATCCTCGAGTCCGACGGCCTCCGCATTGCCACAGTCGATTCGGCGAACCACATTCGCATGGTCCGCGTCACCCCCGGCCGCGACTTTGGCTCAACAGTCGAGATCCTCAGTGGCCTCGAGCCCGGACAGGGCATCGTCGCCAACCCCTCGGACTCCCTCACCGACGGCCAGGAGGTCCGCGTAGTCAACCCCGCCGACAACAAGCCTGCACCCACTACGGGAGCCAAGTGA
- a CDS encoding efflux transporter outer membrane subunit, with protein MNLRHLSNQTALFALLVLAGCKVGPNYTKAPAMPAPPPAAYSDNGHNGAWTTATPADGTDRGTWWAIYQDAQLNTLEQQCATANQNIAAALHAYEQAHDLVREVHSSLFPTVSLGGSANRNRISSTRPLRPANSAQDYWDFLIPLNISWEPDLWGAVRRQIESASASAQASAADLANTRLSLQGMLATTYLQIRGIDLQAQLLRSTIEAFAASLQLTKDRFTGGLASESDVEQATAQLEETRAQLVDLGVQRAQYEHAIAVLVGVAATGFHIAENPIVGDPPSIPTGIPSELLQRRPDIATAERRVASANALIGVAKAAYYPTVSLGASGSIESDAITSLFNSGSAGWNAGPGINETLFDAGRRKAQVDYALAQREQATALYRQQVLSAFRDVEDQLAALRVLEEEAAVQDRAVASARRSTELATLRYKRGLALYLEVLTDQTIELTDERAAAALTARRIVAAAQLQIALGGGWDATQLPKN; from the coding sequence ATGAACCTTCGCCATCTCTCCAATCAGACCGCACTCTTTGCCCTGCTGGTACTGGCAGGTTGCAAGGTCGGGCCCAACTACACCAAGGCCCCCGCGATGCCCGCGCCTCCGCCCGCGGCCTACTCGGACAACGGCCACAACGGCGCCTGGACCACCGCCACGCCAGCCGACGGCACCGATCGCGGCACCTGGTGGGCCATCTACCAGGATGCGCAGCTCAACACGCTCGAGCAGCAGTGCGCCACGGCCAACCAGAACATCGCCGCGGCCCTGCACGCCTACGAGCAGGCCCACGACCTCGTCCGCGAGGTTCACTCCTCGCTCTTCCCCACGGTCTCGCTCGGCGGCTCCGCCAATCGCAATCGCATCTCCAGCACCCGGCCCCTGCGCCCGGCCAACTCGGCTCAGGACTACTGGGACTTCCTCATTCCCCTCAACATCTCCTGGGAGCCCGATCTCTGGGGCGCGGTCCGCCGCCAGATCGAGTCCGCCTCGGCCAGCGCGCAGGCCTCTGCAGCCGATCTCGCCAACACCCGCCTCAGCCTGCAAGGGATGCTGGCCACCACCTACCTCCAGATCCGCGGCATCGACCTGCAGGCCCAGCTCCTCCGCTCTACGATCGAGGCCTTTGCTGCCTCCCTCCAACTCACCAAGGACCGCTTCACCGGCGGCCTGGCCAGCGAGAGCGACGTAGAGCAGGCCACCGCGCAGCTCGAAGAGACCCGTGCCCAGTTGGTCGATCTCGGCGTGCAGCGCGCCCAGTACGAGCACGCCATCGCCGTGCTGGTCGGCGTCGCCGCCACCGGCTTCCATATCGCGGAGAATCCCATCGTCGGCGATCCGCCCAGCATCCCCACGGGCATTCCCTCCGAGCTGCTCCAGCGCCGCCCGGACATCGCCACCGCCGAGCGCCGCGTCGCCTCGGCCAACGCGCTCATCGGCGTAGCCAAAGCCGCCTACTACCCCACCGTCAGCCTGGGAGCCTCGGGCAGCATCGAGAGCGACGCCATCACCAGCCTCTTCAACTCGGGCAGCGCTGGCTGGAACGCCGGTCCCGGCATCAACGAGACCCTCTTCGACGCCGGACGCAGAAAGGCGCAGGTCGACTACGCCCTCGCCCAGCGCGAGCAGGCTACCGCGCTCTATCGCCAGCAGGTACTCTCGGCCTTCCGCGACGTGGAAGACCAGTTGGCCGCGCTCCGCGTACTCGAAGAGGAGGCAGCCGTTCAGGACCGCGCCGTAGCCTCGGCCAGGCGCAGCACCGAGCTGGCCACGCTGCGTTACAAGCGCGGCCTCGCCCTGTACCTCGAGGTACTCACCGACCAGACCATCGAGCTGACAGACGAGCGTGCCGCCGCCGCCCTCACGGCCCGCCGCATCGTAGCCGCCGCCCAACTCCAGATCGCCCTGGGCGGAGGTTGGGACGCAACCCAGCTCCCCAAAAACTAA
- a CDS encoding efflux RND transporter permease subunit — protein sequence MWIVRLALKRPYTFVVLSLLLFIIGPVVMLRTPVDIFPSIDIPVVSVVWNYAGLSPEQLSDRIVVGFERNLTTTVNDIEHTESQTLNGISVVKIFFRPSVEISQAVAQVTSTAQTSLRQDPVGTTPPLVIQYSASSVPVLQLGLSGKGLSEQQLNDFGMNFIRTQLATVQGASVPYPYGGKTRQVQVDINTAKLQAYGLSPSDIVNAVNAQNIILPAGDIKMGHLDYQVETNSAPTSIVALNNLPIKTQNGSTIYMRDVGNVRDGFPPQTNVVRVDGQRASLITIQKTGKSSTLDIIANVRAQLPLIAAQLPESLRMKPISDQSVFVRSAISGVVREALIAACLTAAMILLFLGSWRSTVIIAVSIPLSVICSLLMLAALGETINIMTLGGLALAVGILVDDATVEIENINRNLEEGKEVEHAILDGAAQIAVPAFVSTISICIVFVPMFFLGGVARYLFVPLAEAVVFAMLASYFLSRTIVPTMAKYLLKGHEHDREEQAKASRNPFVRFQIIFEHYFEMLRTWYHGLLGICLENRVVFLLGIVVFWVGSIALLYPWLGQDFFPSVDGGQFKLHVRAHTGTRIEDTARLCDQIEDVIRQSIPQSELETMIDNIGIPYSGLNLSYSNSATVGTADADILVTLGEKHRPTAEYTHLLRDKLTQQFPGTEFYYLPTDMVSQILNFGLPAQIDLQFVGAQTEQNRRLAEQMMQQISHIPGTTDLRIQQPFNLPKWTINVDRTRAQQVGYSQRDVATDVLIGLSGSFQTQPTYYLNPQNHVSYNLAVQTPQYDVHDLQQLQNFPIANSGSSQQPQILGNLASIDRGAEQGTVSHYNARPVIDVYGSVEGTDLASVAGKIEKIVSDNKSKLPRGTEIYVRGQIQTMHTSFLGLVLGLLFSIVLVYALIVVNFQSWLDPFIIIAALPGALAGIVWLLFLTNTHISVPALTGSIMCVGVATANSILVVSFAKEQMDEGLSAAEAALTAGFTRFRPVIMTALAMMIGMVPMALGLGDGGEQNAPLGRAVIGGLLLATFGTLTFVPVFFSFMHRNDPIVTPPPPDGEQPVRA from the coding sequence ATGTGGATCGTCCGTCTCGCACTCAAGAGACCTTACACATTTGTCGTGTTATCTCTGCTGCTGTTCATCATTGGCCCTGTCGTGATGTTGCGGACTCCGGTCGATATCTTTCCCAGCATCGACATCCCGGTGGTATCGGTCGTCTGGAACTACGCGGGTCTCTCACCTGAACAGCTGAGCGACCGCATCGTCGTCGGCTTCGAGCGCAACCTGACCACGACCGTCAACGACATCGAGCACACCGAGTCGCAGACCCTCAACGGCATCTCGGTCGTCAAGATCTTCTTCCGTCCCTCGGTCGAGATCTCGCAGGCCGTGGCCCAGGTCACCTCTACCGCGCAGACCTCACTGCGCCAGGACCCCGTCGGAACGACGCCCCCGCTGGTCATTCAATACAGTGCCTCGAGCGTGCCCGTCCTGCAACTCGGTCTCTCCGGCAAGGGTCTCTCCGAGCAGCAGCTCAATGACTTCGGAATGAACTTCATCCGCACGCAACTGGCGACCGTGCAGGGTGCATCCGTGCCCTACCCCTACGGCGGCAAGACGCGCCAGGTGCAGGTCGACATCAACACCGCCAAGCTGCAGGCCTACGGGCTCTCCCCATCCGATATCGTCAACGCCGTCAACGCGCAGAACATCATCCTGCCCGCCGGCGATATCAAGATGGGCCATCTCGACTACCAGGTCGAGACCAACAGCGCCCCCACCAGCATTGTCGCGCTCAACAACCTGCCCATCAAGACGCAGAACGGCTCCACCATCTACATGCGCGACGTGGGCAACGTCCGCGACGGCTTCCCGCCCCAGACCAACGTCGTTCGGGTCGATGGCCAGCGCGCCTCGCTTATCACCATTCAGAAGACGGGTAAGTCCTCCACGCTGGACATCATCGCCAACGTCCGCGCGCAGCTTCCGCTCATCGCGGCCCAACTGCCGGAGTCGCTTCGCATGAAGCCCATCTCCGACCAGTCGGTCTTCGTGCGCAGCGCGATCAGCGGCGTCGTTCGCGAGGCCCTCATTGCCGCCTGCCTCACCGCGGCCATGATCCTCCTCTTTCTCGGCAGCTGGCGCTCGACGGTCATCATCGCCGTCTCCATTCCGCTCTCGGTCATCTGCTCGCTGCTCATGCTGGCCGCGCTCGGCGAGACCATCAACATCATGACCCTCGGCGGACTCGCGCTGGCGGTCGGTATCCTGGTCGACGACGCGACAGTAGAGATCGAGAACATCAATCGCAATCTCGAAGAGGGCAAAGAGGTCGAGCACGCCATCCTCGACGGAGCCGCGCAGATCGCGGTCCCGGCCTTCGTCTCGACCATCTCTATCTGTATCGTCTTCGTCCCCATGTTCTTCCTGGGCGGCGTCGCGCGCTACCTCTTCGTGCCCCTGGCCGAGGCGGTCGTCTTCGCCATGCTGGCCTCTTACTTCCTCTCGCGTACCATCGTCCCCACCATGGCCAAGTACCTCCTCAAGGGCCACGAGCACGATCGCGAGGAGCAGGCCAAGGCCAGCCGCAACCCCTTCGTCCGCTTCCAGATCATCTTCGAGCACTACTTCGAGATGCTGCGCACCTGGTACCACGGCCTGCTTGGCATCTGCCTCGAAAACCGCGTCGTCTTCCTCCTCGGCATCGTCGTCTTCTGGGTCGGCTCCATCGCGCTCCTCTACCCCTGGCTCGGCCAGGACTTCTTCCCCTCCGTCGACGGAGGCCAGTTCAAGCTCCACGTGCGCGCCCACACCGGCACGCGCATCGAAGACACAGCACGGCTCTGCGACCAGATCGAAGACGTCATCCGTCAGTCCATCCCGCAGTCCGAGCTGGAGACGATGATCGACAACATCGGCATCCCTTACTCGGGTCTCAACCTCTCCTACTCCAACTCGGCCACGGTCGGCACGGCTGACGCGGACATCCTCGTCACTCTGGGCGAAAAACACCGGCCCACGGCGGAGTACACCCATCTGCTGCGTGACAAGCTCACCCAGCAGTTTCCCGGAACCGAGTTCTACTACCTGCCCACCGATATGGTCAGCCAGATCCTGAACTTCGGCCTGCCCGCCCAGATCGACTTGCAGTTCGTCGGCGCGCAGACCGAGCAGAACCGCCGCCTGGCCGAGCAGATGATGCAGCAGATCAGCCACATCCCCGGCACCACCGACCTGCGCATCCAGCAGCCCTTCAACCTGCCCAAGTGGACCATCAACGTCGATCGTACCCGCGCCCAGCAGGTCGGCTACAGCCAGCGCGACGTCGCAACGGATGTGCTGATCGGCCTCAGCGGCAGCTTCCAGACGCAGCCCACCTACTACCTCAACCCGCAGAACCACGTCAGCTATAACCTCGCGGTCCAGACTCCGCAGTACGACGTACACGATCTGCAGCAGCTACAGAACTTCCCCATCGCCAACAGCGGCTCTTCGCAGCAGCCGCAGATCCTCGGCAACCTAGCCTCCATCGACCGCGGTGCGGAGCAGGGAACCGTAAGCCACTACAACGCCCGCCCGGTCATCGACGTCTACGGATCGGTCGAAGGCACCGATCTGGCCAGCGTGGCCGGCAAGATCGAGAAGATCGTCAGCGACAACAAGAGCAAGCTGCCGCGCGGCACCGAGATCTACGTGCGCGGCCAGATCCAGACCATGCACACCTCCTTCCTCGGACTGGTGCTGGGTCTGCTCTTCTCCATCGTGCTGGTCTACGCGCTCATCGTGGTCAACTTCCAAAGCTGGCTCGATCCCTTCATCATCATCGCGGCCTTGCCCGGCGCGCTGGCGGGCATCGTGTGGTTGCTCTTCCTCACCAACACCCACATCAGTGTGCCCGCGCTCACCGGCTCCATCATGTGCGTCGGTGTGGCCACGGCCAACTCCATCCTGGTCGTCAGCTTCGCCAAGGAGCAGATGGATGAGGGTCTCTCCGCAGCCGAGGCCGCGCTCACGGCAGGCTTCACGCGCTTCCGCCCGGTCATTATGACGGCGCTGGCCATGATGATCGGCATGGTCCCGATGGCCCTCGGTCTGGGTGACGGCGGCGAGCAGAACGCCCCCCTCGGCCGCGCCGTCATCGGCGGTCTGCTGCTGGCCACCTTCGGCACCCTTACCTTTGTCCCGGTCTTCTTCTCCTTCATGCACCGCAACGATCCCATCGTTACGCCGCCCCCACCCGATGGCGAGCAGCCGGTGCGCGCATGA
- a CDS encoding phosphatidylinositol-specific phospholipase C1-like protein: MNRTLSTLVLAASLTAAAKAQSADTAIKLNQIQLIGTHNSYHAGIAPSESKLWQGKYADAYKGLDYQHQPLPQQFDSGVRQIEIDIYADAKGGRYAHPTGPKNVEAAGLPADPDFDPKGLMLQPGFKVMHVQDVDYRSTCQPFTGCLQQIRHWSLGHPNHAPIFILVETKQDRPGSTNPLHLTETEPFTAATFDALDAEIRSIFSPGELITPDDVRGRYKTLNEAVLAGNWPTLAKARGKVVFLMDQHAMTPVYLEGHAGLHERVIFTNSTPGDPDAAFLERNDGPASDISALVRQGYLIRARTDSDTKEARVNNTATRDAMIASGAQLLSTDYPVNEPARWDGHFVVTLPEGGEARCNPINAPANCTLDTLKK; encoded by the coding sequence ATGAACCGCACGCTCTCTACCCTCGTCCTCGCCGCCTCCCTCACCGCCGCGGCCAAGGCACAATCTGCCGATACTGCCATCAAGCTCAACCAGATTCAGCTCATCGGCACCCACAACAGCTACCACGCGGGTATCGCTCCCAGCGAGAGCAAGCTCTGGCAGGGCAAGTACGCCGACGCTTACAAGGGCCTCGACTACCAGCACCAGCCGCTTCCGCAGCAGTTCGACAGCGGTGTCCGCCAGATCGAGATCGACATCTACGCCGACGCCAAGGGTGGACGCTACGCCCATCCCACTGGCCCCAAGAACGTCGAAGCCGCCGGCCTGCCCGCCGACCCCGACTTCGACCCCAAGGGCCTCATGCTCCAGCCGGGCTTCAAGGTTATGCACGTCCAGGATGTCGATTACCGCAGCACCTGCCAGCCCTTCACCGGTTGCCTCCAGCAGATCCGTCACTGGTCCCTCGGCCACCCCAACCATGCCCCTATCTTCATCCTCGTCGAGACCAAGCAGGATCGGCCCGGCAGCACGAATCCTCTCCACCTGACTGAGACCGAGCCCTTCACCGCAGCCACCTTCGACGCGCTCGACGCCGAGATTCGTTCCATCTTCTCCCCCGGCGAGCTCATTACTCCGGACGACGTTCGTGGCCGCTATAAGACCCTCAACGAGGCTGTTCTTGCCGGTAACTGGCCTACCCTCGCCAAGGCCCGCGGCAAGGTCGTCTTCCTCATGGATCAGCACGCCATGACGCCCGTCTACCTCGAAGGTCACGCTGGTCTGCATGAACGCGTCATCTTCACCAACTCCACCCCCGGTGATCCCGATGCTGCCTTCCTGGAGCGCAACGACGGCCCCGCCTCCGACATCTCCGCACTCGTCCGTCAGGGCTATCTCATCCGCGCCCGCACCGACTCCGATACCAAGGAGGCCCGTGTCAACAACACCGCCACGCGCGACGCCATGATTGCCAGCGGAGCCCAGCTTCTCAGCACGGACTATCCTGTCAACGAGCCCGCACGCTGGGATGGCCACTTCGTTGTCACCTTGCCTGAAGGCGGCGAAGCCCGCTGCAATCCTATCAACGCCCCCGCCAACTGCACTCTCGATACCTTAAAAAAATAA
- a CDS encoding 2-keto-3-deoxygluconate permease: protein MKIKATIEQLPGGMMMVPLACGALIATFAPHAGPFFGSFTNALFTGALPILAVFYVCMGSTISAHSLPIIVRRGGALMAAKIALGILTGTILGHFLGSRPVTSGWFAGLSTLAVVAAINDTNGGLYMALMRRYGSAQDAASYAVMALESGPFLTMVTLGVAGLSAFPWQTMLGAILPLCVGMLLGNLDPEMRSFLGQGAPVMIPFFAFALGTTLDLHLVWTAGALGLGLGLATLAGSALVLMTVDRLIGGNGTAGIAAATTAGNAAAVPMLVAAANPEYAAAAKSATVLVAASVVVTSLLAPPLTAWWYARVRRGRSE from the coding sequence ATGAAGATCAAGGCCACAATCGAGCAGCTTCCCGGCGGCATGATGATGGTCCCCCTCGCCTGTGGCGCACTGATCGCCACCTTCGCTCCTCACGCCGGTCCCTTCTTCGGCTCCTTCACCAACGCCCTCTTCACCGGCGCACTCCCCATCCTGGCCGTCTTCTACGTCTGCATGGGCTCGACTATCTCGGCCCACTCGCTCCCCATCATCGTGCGTCGCGGCGGCGCGCTGATGGCGGCCAAGATCGCTCTCGGCATCCTGACCGGCACCATCCTGGGCCACTTCTTAGGCTCCCGCCCGGTCACCTCCGGCTGGTTCGCGGGCCTCTCCACCCTGGCTGTGGTCGCGGCCATCAACGACACCAACGGCGGCCTCTACATGGCCTTGATGCGCCGCTACGGCAGCGCCCAGGACGCGGCCTCCTACGCGGTCATGGCGCTCGAGTCCGGCCCCTTCCTCACCATGGTCACGCTCGGCGTCGCGGGCCTCTCGGCTTTTCCGTGGCAGACGATGCTGGGCGCGATCCTGCCCCTCTGCGTGGGCATGTTGCTCGGCAACCTCGACCCGGAGATGCGTTCCTTCTTGGGCCAGGGCGCTCCGGTGATGATCCCGTTCTTCGCCTTTGCGCTGGGCACCACGCTGGACCTGCACCTGGTCTGGACCGCCGGAGCTCTGGGCCTCGGCCTCGGCCTTGCAACACTCGCAGGCTCGGCCCTGGTTCTGATGACAGTAGACCGGCTGATTGGCGGCAACGGCACGGCGGGCATCGCGGCAGCCACCACGGCGGGCAACGCCGCCGCAGTCCCCATGCTGGTGGCAGCAGCCAATCCCGAGTATGCAGCCGCGGCTAAGTCGGCGACGGTGCTGGTAGCCGCCAGCGTAGTCGTAACCAGCCTGCTGGCCCCGCCACTGACCGCATGGTGGTACGCGCGCGTCCGCCGGGGCAGGTCAGAGTAA
- a CDS encoding carboxypeptidase-like regulatory domain-containing protein has protein sequence MSTRTLKYVLVLVTFVLSAVTTRDAAAQNTTGTITGRLTDPTGAIVSGAKVTVRNTGTSGSRTLTTDSSGDFTATLLLPGAYMVTAEMQGFKTEVRNGITLQVDQTVRVDMALSIGTMDERIEVNANSLTLDTDSSSIGQVIDQKQVTELPLNGRSFVSLLFLEPGAVQTGGEQSTYRYGAGDAISIGGGVSASNSYTLDGTTITDTSYVTPAFDISVDAVQEFKEQTKTYSAEYGFGANQVNLSTKSGTNSLHGSAFEFIRNTAVDARNYFNVYPQPVAPLKQNQFGYSLGGPILIPHIYNGRNKTFFFANFEGMRIRSQQTVTGYMPTSDELNGIFQTSSFNPNPNATIIDPLTQLPFTTNANGAYVIPSTRFSRLGKLAAAELFAPPNATAAGYNYSTNSPFTVTSNQQTYRIDHVIGPKDSIFGRTTIADVYVLNPALTKYTTSSQNQVTRNYQLTETHIFNPNLLNQVRVGYLEAQVLRLGYQITQADAAALGFSNIFQMPDANYPVLGLSAGLAQTSGSSATQNLSSVAAREPAHGQPATRVGPLRLHLLHAWPPHLQLRL, from the coding sequence ATGTCGACGCGAACTCTGAAATACGTGCTGGTTCTGGTTACGTTTGTCTTAAGCGCTGTGACGACGCGAGATGCCGCCGCGCAGAACACCACGGGAACGATCACCGGACGCCTGACCGACCCGACCGGAGCCATCGTCTCCGGGGCGAAGGTGACGGTGCGCAACACCGGCACCTCGGGTAGCCGCACCCTGACCACCGACAGCTCCGGCGACTTCACCGCGACCCTCCTGCTCCCCGGAGCCTACATGGTGACGGCGGAGATGCAGGGCTTCAAGACCGAAGTGCGGAACGGCATCACCCTGCAGGTGGACCAGACCGTACGCGTAGACATGGCGCTCTCGATCGGCACCATGGACGAGCGGATCGAGGTCAACGCCAACTCGCTGACGCTCGACACCGACTCCTCCTCCATCGGACAGGTCATCGACCAGAAGCAGGTGACCGAGCTGCCCTTGAACGGCCGCAGCTTCGTAAGCCTGCTCTTCCTCGAGCCGGGCGCGGTGCAGACCGGCGGCGAGCAATCGACCTACCGTTACGGCGCGGGTGACGCCATCAGCATCGGCGGCGGAGTAAGTGCCTCAAACAGTTACACATTAGACGGCACAACCATCACCGATACGTCCTACGTAACCCCGGCCTTCGATATCTCGGTCGACGCCGTGCAGGAGTTCAAGGAGCAGACCAAGACCTACTCGGCTGAGTACGGCTTCGGCGCAAATCAAGTGAACCTGAGCACCAAGTCGGGCACCAACAGCCTGCACGGCAGCGCCTTCGAGTTCATCCGCAACACAGCCGTGGACGCGCGCAATTACTTCAACGTCTACCCGCAGCCGGTGGCCCCGCTCAAGCAGAACCAGTTCGGCTACTCGCTGGGCGGCCCGATCCTTATTCCTCATATCTACAACGGCCGCAACAAGACCTTCTTCTTCGCCAACTTCGAGGGAATGCGTATCCGCTCTCAGCAGACGGTGACGGGTTACATGCCGACCAGCGACGAGCTGAACGGCATCTTCCAGACCTCATCCTTCAACCCCAATCCCAATGCGACCATCATCGACCCACTGACGCAGCTTCCGTTCACCACCAACGCAAACGGCGCGTATGTCATTCCAAGCACGCGCTTCTCGCGCCTGGGCAAGCTGGCCGCGGCTGAGCTATTCGCTCCGCCAAATGCGACGGCCGCAGGCTACAACTACAGCACCAACTCGCCCTTCACCGTCACCTCCAACCAGCAGACCTACCGCATCGACCACGTGATCGGCCCCAAGGATTCCATCTTCGGCCGCACCACAATCGCCGACGTGTACGTGCTGAACCCCGCGCTGACCAAGTACACGACCTCTTCGCAGAATCAGGTGACGCGCAACTACCAACTTACTGAGACCCACATCTTCAACCCCAACCTGTTGAACCAGGTCCGCGTGGGCTACCTGGAGGCGCAGGTGCTGCGGCTCGGCTACCAGATCACGCAGGCCGACGCAGCGGCTCTGGGCTTCAGCAACATCTTCCAGATGCCGGACGCGAACTATCCCGTGCTCGGCCTGAGCGCCGGTCTGGCGCAGACATCGGGCAGCAGCGCCACGCAGAATCTCAGCTCGGTGGCGGCCCGCGAACCTGCCCACGGGCAGCCTGCAACCCGC
- a CDS encoding TetR/AcrR family transcriptional regulator: MQQLQNVPPTDEPRPRGRHRSPEAKAAILKATLYLLERKTLRKVTADAIAQRAGVSKATIYKWWPNKSLVALEAYLEVMTERVPLPDTGSAELDFTLQLQSLTAFYLTPLGRMFCQFIAEGQSDPGFLALFRERFLYLRRDAARIMWRRGVDRGEIRSEVDGEIVLDLVYGPILFRLLAGHGSLNDHEAAAMVEVIFGGLRRPGYRHKGKATKNNRLVVNESKRLV, from the coding sequence ATGCAGCAGTTGCAGAACGTGCCGCCAACAGACGAGCCCAGGCCGCGTGGCCGCCACAGAAGTCCCGAGGCCAAGGCGGCGATCCTGAAGGCGACGCTCTATCTGTTGGAGCGCAAGACCCTCCGTAAAGTAACCGCTGATGCCATCGCCCAGCGGGCCGGAGTCAGCAAGGCCACCATCTATAAGTGGTGGCCCAACAAGAGCCTGGTGGCGCTCGAGGCCTACCTCGAGGTCATGACCGAGCGCGTCCCGCTGCCCGATACGGGCTCCGCCGAGCTCGATTTCACTCTGCAATTGCAATCCCTCACCGCCTTCTATCTCACTCCACTTGGGCGTATGTTCTGTCAGTTCATCGCCGAGGGGCAGAGCGACCCCGGCTTTCTCGCTCTCTTTCGCGAGCGTTTCCTCTATCTCCGTCGCGATGCGGCTCGTATCATGTGGCGGCGCGGCGTGGACCGCGGCGAGATACGCAGCGAGGTTGACGGCGAGATCGTGCTCGACCTCGTCTACGGTCCCATCCTCTTTCGCCTGCTCGCCGGACACGGATCGCTCAACGATCACGAGGCGGCCGCCATGGTTGAAGTCATTTTTGGGGGTCTTCGTCGCCCCGGTTACCGTCATAAAGGTAAGGCGACGAAAAATAATCGCCTTGTAGTAAACGAGTCCAAACGGCTTGTTTGA